A region of Gracilinanus agilis isolate LMUSP501 chromosome 3, AgileGrace, whole genome shotgun sequence DNA encodes the following proteins:
- the LOC123240754 gene encoding sodium-dependent phosphate transport protein 3-like gives MAPLEEENTTVKESINLQDMQLDEKKPPKKVPGFWSVRYGLAIIIHFCLFVTTSQNLSLSIAIVAMVNSTGQSNQTNVSTKGQPDVTPEAGYQREKSIDVNLILFFLGGIGCICCVIWFSLVYDDPINHPYISESEKEYITFSLAGENSNPSWSLPIKAMIRSLPLWAIIITGFCRFWLVTNLTISLPLLINIMFDFDIRNNGILSALPSIAAWICITIGSQMADFLLSKKILSLVVVRKLFTVLGMLLPSVFITAVPYVSSITAITLLMLSMGISCLCYSGFMINSLDIAPRYTSFLMGLGGVFTILPGIISPIVTGYLINKDSVSGWKNVFLLSAAINLAGMIIYVIFGRADIQDWAKEKTLTRF, from the exons TTCCAGGGTTCTGGTCAGTAAGATATGGCCTGGCCATCATCATACACTTCTGTCTATTTGTAACTACCTCACAAAATTTGAGTCTGAGCATTGCCATTGTTGCCATGGTGAACAGTACAGGCCAGTCTAATCAGACCAATGTCTCCACGAAGGGGCAGCCTGATGTCACCCCAGAAGCAGGG TACCAAAGGGAGAAGTCCATTGACGTTAATTTGATACTGTTTTTCCTAGGAGGAATTGGCTGTATATGCTGTGTTATCTGGTTTTCTCTGGTTTATGATGACCCCATAAACCACCCCTATATAAGTGAGAGTGAAAAGGAATACATCACTTTTTCATTGGCTGGAGAG AACAGCAATCCCAGTTGGTCCTTGCCCATCAAGGCCATGATCAGATCCCTCCCACTTTGGGCCATTATCATCACTGGTTTCTGTCGATTTTGGTTAGTCACCAATCTGACGATATCACTGCCACTATTGATAAACATTATGTTTGATTTTGACATCAGAAAT AATGGGATTCTCAGTGCACTTCCTTCTATAGCTGCGTGGATCTGTATTACCATAGGAAGTCAAATGGCAGATTTCCTCTTGTCCAAGAAGATTCTGAGTCTAGTGGTGGTTCGGAAACTTTTCACAGTTCTGG GAATGCTTCTCCCATCAGTATTCATCACAGCTGTGCCATACGTCAGTTCCATCACTGCTATTACCTTACTGATGCTCTCTATGGGAATAAGCTGCCTGTGTTACTCTGGATTCATGATTAATTCCCTAGATATCGCTCCCAG ATATACTAGCTTTCTTATGGGACTTGGAGGAGTTTTTACTATACTACCGGGAATCATTTCACCCATTGTTACTGGATACCTCATAAATAAG GACTCTGTATCTGGCTGGAAGAATGTCTTCTTGCTATCGGCTGCCATAAATCTAGCAGGAATGATCATCTATGTAATCTTTGGCCGTGCCGACATTCAGGACTGGGCTAAGGAGAAAACACTCACTCGCTTCTGA